In one Siniperca chuatsi isolate FFG_IHB_CAS linkage group LG14, ASM2008510v1, whole genome shotgun sequence genomic region, the following are encoded:
- the b4galt4 gene encoding beta-1,4-galactosyltransferase 4 isoform X2 gives MFHRHGMTGVTVKSVQISSVTTQTLVKRDSLRDKLNSWTAAPVNLNTPPPKVECLQESPLLHGAVKLSFESSLKLKDVESDNKGVTEGEYEPSDCTARQSVAILIPHRNRERHLLYLLHHLHPFLQRQQLHYAIYVIQQAGDATFNRAKLLNVGYLEALKDYSWECFIFHDVDLVPENDHNLYVCDKQPKHLVVGRNATGYKLRYKGYFGGVTAMTKDQFLQVNGFSNTYWGWGGEDDDLRIRVELQKMKIVRPPADVARYTMVFHKRDSGNEINKDRMRLLGRTPQVWRKDGLNSCLYKTLSVERMPLYVNVTVDIGKP, from the exons ATGTTTCATCGCCATGGGATGACTG GCGTAACAGTGAAATCGGTTCAGATTTCCTCCGTCACAACACAAACTCTTGTCAAAAGAGACAGCCTGAGGGATAAACTCAACTCCTGGACAGCAGCACCGGTTAACTTAAATACTCCACCACCAAAAGTTGAATGCCTTCAGGAGTCACCATTGCTAC ATGGAGCTGTGAAGTTGTCCTTCGAATCCTCTCTGAAACTGAAGGATGTGGAGAGTGACAACAAAGGGGTGACTGAAGGCGAGTATGAGCCCTCAGACTGTACAGCGAGGCAGAGCGTAGCGATCCTCATCCCTCATcgcaacagagagagacaccTCCTCTACCTCTTGCACCACCTGCACCCCTTTCTGCAGCGGCAGCAGCTACACTACGCCATTTATGTCATCCAGCAG gcTGGTGATGCAACTTTTAACCGTGCCAAGTTACTGAATGTCGGGTATTTGGAGGCACTGAAGGACTACAGTTGGGAGTGCTTCATCTTCCATGATGTGGACCTGGTTCCTGAAAATGATCACAATTTATATGTCTGTGacaagcagccaaaacactTGGTGGTTGGCCGGAATGCCACAGGATACAA GCTGCGTTACAAAGGCTACTTTGGAGGAGTCACAGCTATGACCAAAGACCAGTTTCTTCAAGTGAATGGATTCTCTAACACTTACTGGGGTTGGGGCGGAGAGGATGATGACCTTCGCATCAG GGTTGAGCTGCAGAAAATGAAGATTGTACGGCCACCCGCTGATGTAGCTCGCTATACCATGGTGTTTCACAAACGGGACAGTggcaatgaaataaacaaagacag GATGAGGTTGTTAGGACGAACACCGCAGGTATGGAGAAAGGATGGACTCAACAGCTGCTTATATAAGACTTTGTCAGTAGAGAGGATGCCTCTTTATGTGAATGTTACTGTGGACATTGGTAAGCCATAG
- the b4galt4 gene encoding beta-1,4-galactosyltransferase 4 isoform X1, which produces MGICLPVCKILRRGKYFVLLLLLLSVLAWISTFSGVTVKSVQISSVTTQTLVKRDSLRDKLNSWTAAPVNLNTPPPKVECLQESPLLHGAVKLSFESSLKLKDVESDNKGVTEGEYEPSDCTARQSVAILIPHRNRERHLLYLLHHLHPFLQRQQLHYAIYVIQQAGDATFNRAKLLNVGYLEALKDYSWECFIFHDVDLVPENDHNLYVCDKQPKHLVVGRNATGYKLRYKGYFGGVTAMTKDQFLQVNGFSNTYWGWGGEDDDLRIRVELQKMKIVRPPADVARYTMVFHKRDSGNEINKDRMRLLGRTPQVWRKDGLNSCLYKTLSVERMPLYVNVTVDIGKP; this is translated from the exons ATGGGCATCTGTTTGCCTGTGTGCAAGATTTTGCGGAGGGGGAAGTATTTTGTACTGCTCCTTCTCTTGCTCTCAGTGCTGGCATGGATCTCAACTTTTTCAGGCGTAACAGTGAAATCGGTTCAGATTTCCTCCGTCACAACACAAACTCTTGTCAAAAGAGACAGCCTGAGGGATAAACTCAACTCCTGGACAGCAGCACCGGTTAACTTAAATACTCCACCACCAAAAGTTGAATGCCTTCAGGAGTCACCATTGCTAC ATGGAGCTGTGAAGTTGTCCTTCGAATCCTCTCTGAAACTGAAGGATGTGGAGAGTGACAACAAAGGGGTGACTGAAGGCGAGTATGAGCCCTCAGACTGTACAGCGAGGCAGAGCGTAGCGATCCTCATCCCTCATcgcaacagagagagacaccTCCTCTACCTCTTGCACCACCTGCACCCCTTTCTGCAGCGGCAGCAGCTACACTACGCCATTTATGTCATCCAGCAG gcTGGTGATGCAACTTTTAACCGTGCCAAGTTACTGAATGTCGGGTATTTGGAGGCACTGAAGGACTACAGTTGGGAGTGCTTCATCTTCCATGATGTGGACCTGGTTCCTGAAAATGATCACAATTTATATGTCTGTGacaagcagccaaaacactTGGTGGTTGGCCGGAATGCCACAGGATACAA GCTGCGTTACAAAGGCTACTTTGGAGGAGTCACAGCTATGACCAAAGACCAGTTTCTTCAAGTGAATGGATTCTCTAACACTTACTGGGGTTGGGGCGGAGAGGATGATGACCTTCGCATCAG GGTTGAGCTGCAGAAAATGAAGATTGTACGGCCACCCGCTGATGTAGCTCGCTATACCATGGTGTTTCACAAACGGGACAGTggcaatgaaataaacaaagacag GATGAGGTTGTTAGGACGAACACCGCAGGTATGGAGAAAGGATGGACTCAACAGCTGCTTATATAAGACTTTGTCAGTAGAGAGGATGCCTCTTTATGTGAATGTTACTGTGGACATTGGTAAGCCATAG
- the arhgap31 gene encoding rho GTPase-activating protein 31 — protein MKNKGTKQKSKKKGSENAFGCDLIEHLQNSGQDVPQVLKKCAEFIEEHGIVDGIYRLSGVTSNIQRLRQEFSSEACPDLTKEVYLQDIHCVGSLCKLYFRELPNPLLTYELYSKFTEVVSVQGDHERLLHIQRVIKELPTPHFRTLEYLTKHLAHLATSSTKTNMHTRNLALVWAPNLLRSKDIETSCGNGDMAFQEVRIQQSVVEFILNHTEQIFSSDSVQIKPKEGPSLMCGEKYATLPISGQCGPMKLMSLEEAQARSLSPNHPVHKERQRENSLPDTSTATLYHTVIDISDSKRKFSGKSKKWKSIFNLGRSVDSKGKLSRNGSVFIRAPGITEKAALRPSRSMESLCSLPTDDDRTGNSSPAGGPGSIFVPDVKSRTLGSDSLYDLSEHDQKWEFKGNNAGGATGGWSSSMNQKGSPGASTPPQKTLPEQLKVFKGDELRGYKPTSPKNRRMLYSGSSHNSSSRPSFPGSFFPLESSPRHQRRAVNISEPFAVSVPLRVSAVISSNSTPCRGPAKDKAATLKPCKESSEQSSNSGKSNTFPQLEPKKQEGAEKKNTEEPTSRVPPEDTSKEVVQEGQGEMNISELESPSLANAREGKDAAPSPGKELHNQPIAMQLDKRSSTGKPLWSDLHQELKITEPEIDLLDETFKPVFGSRSTCEVMKLTMDVKSKRSRSSPSLSLLFREQSSNTSLSDHVVATGSDSAKKQPSESDILLSLHKKFDVIVGGNTENARPADMVDEKEKKLHQKITPSNKDDPASTKQCQLPLKETCSDKVMNPLTREDTPTAEGSSGADESDKKSAKHEIPQGDKNVSCDGAKKSVTPELEVIPRLSVCLEERRKTLELPNLDEGCGGNSEELDLVEPWEDLSSTKQWVTSPLHSPDVEELFNQLSPFSSRGETVSSEEGNISSADDNKQSLIKSTERFSGNSPQTTSKAETKWMYLPSVPTRVSVNSNNATQPHTGKSSTTKQKNTASSQRFYRQMSYEAAASEKREENCFFKHRPYSLNLDLGHRCIRDISNQQNHNSSEFSSCQRGLLTSSATVNNGLPSELELFLSDRQAPLRRNSAPVSVSSVRTAFMIKTCQAKAVPVIPPKVQYSQIPHSRHENDFDAVKEQEKEYPKMSAEKSNAAPPLTMSDLKEELENKEPSPKHQKHPNVEKCGESVKTTSTPELPVITRRHAPSLEVFVDCPRPNRGNILQRPSFRNRQRPQSLILLSPPFPIMDYPPSGDDGKLLSSIKSLNDTSAGSVFSKEVSENFRTPEGIPLQNKMTIPKSGQRLETSTSCFYQPQRRSMIFDSRSHRQIE, from the exons ATGAAGAATAAAGGGACTAAGCAGAAGTCCAAAAAGAAAGGAAGTGAAAATGCGTTCGGCTGTGACCTGATAGAACATCTCCAGAATTCAGGACAAGATG TCCCTCAGGTTCTGAAGAAATGTGCAGAGTTTATTGAGGAGCATGGGATTGTGGACGGGATCTACAGACTGTCGGGGGTCACCTCAAATATCCAGCGTCTCAG gcaggaATTCAGCTCTGAGGCGTGCCCTGACCTTACAAAGGAAGTGTACCTCCAGGACATCCACTGTGTGGGTTCCTTATGTAAGCTGTACTTCAGGGAGCTACCCAATCCTCTGCTCACATATGAGCTATACAGCAAATTCACT GAAGTGGTCTCGGTCCAGGGGGATCATGAGAGACTTTTACACATTCAGAGGGTCATCAAAGAACTGCCGACCCCTCACTTCAG GACTCTGGAGTACCTTACTAAGCACTTGGCCCACCTTGCCACCTCAAGCACAAAGACCAACATGCACACACGAAACCTGGCTCTGGTTTGGGCTCCAAATCTATTAAG ATCTAAAGACATTGAGACATCATGTGGTAATGGAGACATGGCTTTCCAGGAGGTGCGGATACAACAGTCAGTGGTTGAGTTTATTCTAAACCACACAGAGCAGATCTTCAGCAGTGATTCTGTGCAAATCAAACCCAAAGAAG GACCGAGTTTGATGTGTGGAGAGAAGTATGCCACACTCCCGATCAGTGGCCAGTGTGGGCCGATGAAACTGATGAGCCTGGAAGAAGCCCAGGCCCGCTCCTTAAGTCCAAACCATCCTGTGCATAAAGAGCGTCAGCGAGAGAACAGTCTGCCTGATACCAGCACTGCCACGCTCTACCACACTGTCATAGACATATCAGACAGCAA GAGAAAGTTTTCTGGGAAGTCGAAGAAGTGGAAGTCCATCTTCAACCTGGGTCGGTCTGTGGACTCGAAGGGGAAACTGAGCCGGAACGGCAGTGTGTTCATAAGAGCACCGGGGATAACAG AAAAGGCAGCTCTCCGTCCATCCAGGAGCATGGAGTCCTTGTGCTCCTTACCAACAG ATGATGACAGAACAGGAAACAGCAGTCCAGCTGGTGGACCCGGTAGCATTTTTGTCCCAGATGTAAAATCCAGAACGCTGGGATCCGACTCGCTTTATGACCTCAGTGAACACGACCAAAAATGGGAGTTTAAAGGGAACAATGCTGGCGGGGCAACAGGTGGCTGGAGCTCTAGCATGAACCAGAAGGGGTCACCAGGTGCCTCTACACCCCCTCAAAAAACACTGCCAGAGCAACTGAAAGTATTCAAAGGTGATGAGCTCAGAGGCTACAAGCCCACCTCTCCGAAAAACAGGAGGATGTTATACTCAGGCTCCTCCCACAACAGCTCCTCTCGGCCCTCCTTCCCAGGAAGCTTCTTCCCGCTGGAATCCTCGCCGAGGCATCAGCGCAGAGCCGTCAACATATCTGAGCCTTTTGCTGTGTCCGTACCCCTGCGCGTGTCAGCCGTTATCAGCTCTAACAGCACGCCATGCCGGGGGCCCGCCAAGGACAAAGCAGCTACTCTGAAACCCTGCAAAGAGAGCTCAGaacagagcagcaacagtggAAAAAGCAACACTTTCCCCCAACTGGAACCCAAGAAGCAGGAAGgagcagagaagaaaaacacagaggagcCGACCTCTAGAGTCCCGCCAGAGG aTACAAGCAAAGAAGTGGTGCAAGAAGGTCAAGGAGAGATGAATATTTCTGAACTGGAATCACCGTCCCTTGCAAATGCAAGAGAAGGCAAAGATGCAGCGCCATCTCCTGGGAAAGAACTACACAACCAGCCCATAGCTATGCAACTG GACAAGAGATCGTCTACTGGGAAACCGCTGTGGTCTGACCTCCACCAAGAACTGAAGATAACTGAACCTGAAATTGACCTGCTGGATGAGACTTTTAAACCTGTTTTTGGCTCCAGGAGCACTTGTGAGGTCATGAAGTTAACAATGGATGTAAAGTCAAAACGAAGCCGCAGCTCTCCGTCTCTATCTTTGTTATTTAGGGAGCAGTCTTCAAATACCTCTCTGAGTGATCATGTAGTCGCTACTGGATCAGACTCTGCAAAGAAACAGCCCTCAGAGTCAGACATCTTACTTTCTCTCCACAAAAAATTTGATGTGATTGTTGGTGGAAACACCGAAAATGCCCGCCCTGCTGACATGGTggatgaaaaagagaagaagctgCATCAAAAAATCACACCCTCAAACAAAGACGACCCAGCTTCCACCAAACAGTGCCAACTTCCTTTAAAGGAAACCTGTTCAGATAAAGTTATGAATCCTTTGACGAGAGAGGATACTCCAACGGCTGAAGGCTCCTCAGGAGCAGATGAGTCAGACAAAAAGTCAGCAAAGCATGAAATTCCTCAAGGAGacaaaaatgtctcctgtgatgGAGCAAAGAAGAGTGTGACTCCTGAGCTGGAAGTTATTCCGAGGCTGTCGGTGTGTTTGGAGGAGAGACGTAAAACCTTGGAGCTGCCAAACCTTGACGAAGGATGCGGAGGAAACTCAGAGGAGCTGGACTTGGTGGAGCCCTGGGAGGATCTTAGCTCCACCAAGCAGTGGGTTACCAGTCCTCTCCACTCACCTGACGTGGAGGAGTTGTTTAACCAGCTGTCACCCTTCAGCTCTCGTGGGGAAACTGTGAGCTCAGAGGAGGGAAATATTTCTTCAGCTGATGATAACAAACAATCTCTCATTAAGAGCACTGAACGCTTCTCAGGAAACAGTCCTCAGACCACCAGCAAAGCAGAAACTAAATGGATGTATTTGCCGTCAGTACCTACACGGGTCAGTGTGAACAGCAATAACGCAACACAACCTCACACAGGAAAAAGcagcacaacaaaacagaagaatACAGCGTCATCTCAGAGGTTTTACAGACAGATGTCTTATGAAGCAGCTGCTtcggagaaaagagaggaaaattgcttttttaaacacaggCCATATTCTCTTAATTTAGACCTGGGGCATCGATGCATCAGAGACATTTCTAATCAGCAAAACCATAATTCATCAGAGTTTTCCTCTTGTCAGAGAGGATTACTGACCTCGTCTGCAACTGTAAACAACGGGCTTCCCTCGGAGCTGGAGTTGTTTCTGAGTGATCGGCAGGCACCTCTACGCCGAAATTCAGCCCCGGTCAGCGTGTCATCGGTGCGAACAGCCTTCATGATAAAAACATGCCAGGCCAAAGCTGTGCCCGTCATCCCTCCGAAGGTGCAGTACAGTCAGATACCTCACTCCAGACATGAGAATGATTTTGACGCAGTGAAGGAACAAGAGAAGGAATATCCTAAAATGAGCGCAGAGAAAAGCAACGCTGCACCTCCTCTGACGATGTCAGATCtgaaggaggagctggagaataAAGAGCCTTCCCCCAAACACCAAAAACACCCAAATGTTGAGAAATGTGGAGAGTCAGTGAAGACCACATCTACTCCAGAGCTGCCAGTCATAACAAGGAGACACGCGCCCAGTCTAGAAGTGTTTGTAGACTGTCCCAGACCTAACAGAGGGAACATCTTACAAAGGCCGTCTTTCAGGAACCGGCAGAGACCTCAAAGTCTCATCCTGCTCAGCCCTCCTTTTCCCATCATGGACTACCCGCCGTCAGGAGACGACGGCAAGCTCCTTTCATCCATCAAGAGCCTGAACGACACGTCAGCAGGGAGTGTCTTTTCTAAAGAGGTGTCGGAGAATTTCAGGACACCGGAGGGGATCCctcttcaaaacaaaatgacaattcCAAAAAGTGGACAGAGACTGGAAACGTCAACCAGCTGCTTCTACCAGCCGCAGAGGAGATCGATGATATTTGACAGCAGGAGCCACAGGCAGATTGAGTGA